The Panulirus ornatus isolate Po-2019 chromosome 5, ASM3632096v1, whole genome shotgun sequence genome includes a window with the following:
- the LOC139746718 gene encoding uncharacterized protein, translated as MSLLLNGVNQRISDMGSLEMQELLGKKDDLIHDLEEKLRLREDEITELRSQLDKFQSVIPYATAGASASTKGRARKTRAQGISAEPQALKTVQELAILSQTTFPEVPKSAR; from the coding sequence ATGTCGCTCCTGCTGAACGGTGTCAACCAGCGTATCTCCGACATGGGCTCGCTAGAGATGCAGGAGCTGCTCGGGAAGAAGGACGACCTCATCCACGACCTCGAGGAGAAGCTCAGGCTACGGGAGGACGAGATTACGGAACTAAGGTCGCAACTGGATAAGTTCCAGAGTGTTATCCCTTACGCGACGGCAGGAGCCTCCGCCAGCACCAAGGGCCGGGCCAGGAAGACCAGGGCCCAGGGTATCTCGGCGGAGCCGCAGGCGCTGAAGACTGTGCAGGAGCTGGCCATCCTTAGCCAGACCACCTTCCCAGAGGTCCCCAAATCTGCAAGGTAA